Genomic window (Ignavibacteriales bacterium):
GGTTATCCAAACTAGATGATATTTTATATCGTATACTGTATGTGATGACTTTCTGTAATTTTCCATTGAGCGAATTTACTAAAGTCTTCGCCTAAAGGCGAGGGTTTTTGCCCGCCAATCCCAGTAAGGGACAATAAAAAATTATATAATCAGAAATGATATGGATAGCAGAAGATTTCCTTGTCAGTGATAATTCCAGTAATTAATGATGCAGGAGTAACATCAAAAGCAGGAGAATAAACAGGATAATCTTCATTAGTAATTTGCTTATCGCCAAAATGAGTTAATTCTTTTTTATTCCTTTCTTCAATCAAAATTTCACTACCATCGTTGCAATGTTTATCTACAGTAGTAACAGGTGCTGCAATATAAAATGGAATTTTATGAAATGAACAAGCAACAGCCAGGTTATATGTTCCAACTTTATTTGCTGTATCTCCATTCCTGGCAATTCTATCAGCACCAACCACTACAAGATCTATTTTCCCTTGTTGCATTAAAAACGCTGCAGTAGAATCGGTAATTATTGAAAATGGAATTCCTTCTTTATCCAATTCAAATGCAGTTAACCTTGAACCTTGAAGCAATGGACGTGTTTCATCCGCATAAACATGCTTCACAAAATTATTTTCAAAACCTTTCTTAATTACATTAAGTGCAGTTCCCTCCCCAGAAGTTGCAAGTTTTCCCGCGTTGCAATGGGTAAGCACATTACATCTCTTTTTAAAAATCTTTAATCCATTCAATCCAATACGTTCACACATTTCAATATCATGCTGATGAATTTCTTTTGCTCGTTTCACCAGTACGTTGTAAGAATTCTCTTGTTGATTCAATTCCTGGAATGATCCTTTAATTTCATTCAGTGCCCAAAATAAATTTACCGCTGTTGGTCGTGTGGAAGCTAATCTTTGATATGCTTTTTCAAATTCTTCCTGCTGACTGGTTTTAACTTTCTTAATTGATAAAGCTAATGCGTAAGCTGCAGCAACTCCAATTGCTGGTGCTCCCCTAATTTCCAG
Coding sequences:
- the mtnA gene encoding S-methyl-5-thioribose-1-phosphate isomerase; the protein is MTRNSFTVLDFVNDKLVFIDQTKLPLVEEYIETDSYERIADAIEKLEIRGAPAIGVAAAYALALSIKKVKTSQQEEFEKAYQRLASTRPTAVNLFWALNEIKGSFQELNQQENSYNVLVKRAKEIHQHDIEMCERIGLNGLKIFKKRCNVLTHCNAGKLATSGEGTALNVIKKGFENNFVKHVYADETRPLLQGSRLTAFELDKEGIPFSIITDSTAAFLMQQGKIDLVVVGADRIARNGDTANKVGTYNLAVACSFHKIPFYIAAPVTTVDKHCNDGSEILIEERNKKELTHFGDKQITNEDYPVYSPAFDVTPASLITGIITDKEIFCYPYHF